Proteins found in one Thalassomonas actiniarum genomic segment:
- a CDS encoding VolA/Pla-1 family phospholipase, producing MKKLVLSLAICSALGLSGCGSESNSDVIQETAENNTVAPANSRISFNPTAGVVSVPNDLLFSGTTDGTLNLPVEDASDGSDPFVAMSALDGWSTINPFTIAIDFPEGRGLDGDSVFSPDSVKVYEMVMGGDASDADCTSLSLGLACKVVNELTFGTDFIAQASGNSIAIVPVNPLKGKTTYVVALTKNIQDDSGKSVLGSSSYELVQQDLATQPLATDAQKSLQAAVNSYENAIVAAGADRDSLIYTMAMTTQSTTDVLFTAKQLLAANVGQGVLPGIAVTDLGISVGDLLSDAGIIGATQKPLFDTANLYSGSISLPYYSGVPSADNPMAPVNEWWTSLCDSGVMLAGLAAANPDAIPEGALDANDAACMAVSDAAGLAAPGLRDLSSIMDLDTERNLTKYSPVPAPKATMALDVQLTTPDVDKINELRALQGLSTDYVMPDGGWPIVILQHGITSKKEDMLLITGALSSNGFATVAIDHPLHGSRGFDLDGDGSDEINATDGMGGSATHYMNLGSLLTTRDNLRQSSIDMLGLRLGLNTLALSPELSINSNEVHFLGHSLGAITGINFVALANAPLNEAIDPMFAINSNSLAMPGVGVANFLLESGSFKDTIKSGLTYASSTDFQGYVAAVNANGYTSTSPEWEDFLIESYLAFYNNVLNDTQRAELDAGFASFAFAAQTVTDSGDPVNYAATMKATATPTHVIEVVGDGADNLSDQVIPNTVSSSPLAGTEAGIRLLELPAVSETTAGSGAVRFLNGHHGSILNPSADATASPSVELSARATTEMQTQVVSFFAAKGQAVSINDAGVIKQ from the coding sequence ATGAAAAAGCTAGTACTTAGTCTCGCGATTTGCAGCGCACTTGGTTTAAGTGGCTGTGGCAGCGAATCCAACTCTGATGTTATACAGGAAACAGCAGAGAATAACACGGTGGCTCCTGCAAATAGCCGAATTTCCTTCAATCCCACTGCTGGTGTGGTCTCCGTACCAAACGACTTACTTTTTTCCGGTACGACTGACGGCACCTTGAATTTGCCTGTAGAAGATGCCAGCGACGGCTCAGATCCTTTTGTTGCCATGAGTGCCCTTGATGGCTGGTCGACAATTAACCCTTTTACTATCGCCATTGATTTCCCTGAAGGGCGCGGCCTTGACGGTGACAGTGTTTTTTCTCCTGACTCGGTAAAAGTTTATGAGATGGTGATGGGGGGCGATGCCAGCGATGCAGACTGTACCAGTCTTTCCCTTGGATTAGCCTGTAAAGTCGTTAATGAACTGACCTTTGGCACCGACTTTATCGCCCAGGCATCGGGTAACAGTATTGCTATCGTTCCGGTAAACCCGCTGAAGGGAAAAACCACTTATGTGGTTGCCCTGACTAAAAATATTCAGGATGACAGCGGTAAGTCTGTGCTTGGCTCCAGCAGTTATGAGCTGGTTCAGCAAGATCTTGCCACCCAGCCGCTAGCCACAGATGCGCAAAAGAGTTTACAGGCTGCGGTGAACAGTTATGAAAATGCCATCGTTGCCGCAGGCGCCGATCGTGATTCACTGATATACACTATGGCCATGACGACTCAGTCGACCACAGATGTGTTATTTACCGCCAAGCAGTTGCTGGCTGCTAATGTCGGCCAGGGTGTTTTGCCGGGGATTGCAGTGACGGATCTAGGCATTTCAGTAGGGGATCTTTTATCTGATGCAGGCATTATCGGCGCCACGCAAAAGCCTTTATTTGATACTGCCAACTTATACAGTGGTAGTATTTCCCTGCCATACTACTCAGGTGTGCCTAGTGCCGATAATCCTATGGCGCCGGTGAATGAGTGGTGGACAAGCTTATGTGATTCAGGTGTGATGCTGGCGGGTCTGGCTGCAGCGAATCCGGATGCCATTCCTGAGGGGGCATTAGATGCCAATGATGCTGCCTGTATGGCAGTTTCTGACGCGGCCGGTTTGGCGGCTCCGGGTTTACGCGACCTGAGCTCAATAATGGATTTAGATACCGAAAGAAACCTGACCAAATACAGCCCGGTACCGGCTCCTAAGGCCACTATGGCACTTGACGTGCAACTGACGACACCGGATGTTGACAAGATCAATGAACTCAGAGCATTGCAAGGCCTGTCCACAGACTATGTAATGCCTGACGGCGGTTGGCCTATAGTGATCTTGCAGCACGGTATCACCTCTAAAAAAGAAGACATGTTATTGATCACCGGTGCGCTGTCATCTAACGGTTTTGCCACTGTCGCGATTGATCATCCACTGCATGGCAGCCGCGGCTTTGACCTTGACGGAGATGGTAGTGATGAGATTAATGCCACAGACGGCATGGGAGGTTCAGCCACCCACTACATGAACCTGGGCAGCTTGTTAACCACACGTGATAACCTGCGTCAAAGCTCTATTGATATGCTGGGCTTACGTTTAGGTTTGAATACCTTAGCCTTAAGTCCTGAACTTAGCATTAACAGTAATGAAGTACATTTCCTGGGCCATTCCCTGGGGGCAATTACCGGGATTAATTTCGTGGCATTAGCTAATGCGCCTTTAAATGAAGCCATTGATCCCATGTTTGCCATTAATAGCAACTCTCTGGCGATGCCGGGTGTTGGTGTTGCGAACTTCCTGCTTGAGTCCGGTTCTTTTAAAGATACCATTAAATCCGGTTTAACCTATGCCAGCTCAACGGACTTCCAGGGATATGTGGCTGCGGTAAATGCCAATGGCTACACCAGTACTTCACCTGAATGGGAAGACTTTTTAATCGAATCTTACCTGGCTTTTTATAATAATGTGTTAAATGATACCCAGCGTGCTGAGCTTGATGCCGGTTTTGCTTCTTTTGCTTTTGCTGCGCAGACGGTAACAGATTCAGGTGACCCGGTTAACTATGCTGCGACCATGAAAGCTACGGCGACCCCGACCCATGTGATTGAAGTTGTCGGTGACGGCGCGGATAACCTGTCGGATCAAGTGATCCCGAATACTGTCTCCAGCTCGCCGTTAGCCGGTACTGAAGCAGGCATTCGTTTACTTGAATTACCAGCGGTGAGTGAAACCACTGCGGGTTCTGGTGCGGTTCGCTTCCTGAACGGCCATCATGGCTCTATTTTAAACCCTAGCGCCGATGCGACGGCTTCGCCTTCGGTTGAATTAAGCGCCCGGGCAACTACAGAAATGCAGACACAAGTGGTCAGCTTCTTTGCCGCGAAAGGACAAGCGGTCAGCATTAACGATGCTGGAGTCATTAAGCAATAA
- the sohB gene encoding protease SohB, whose translation MDFLYEYGMFLAKTVTLVLAVVAILVAITATAIKQKHKKGELEITDLSAEFEEVEQDITHQLLSKEELKKKEKADKKLAKEKAKAEKNAAKDEDAKQEPRLFVVDFNGSLDAREVKGLREEITAILSVANKEDEVFVRLESGGGMVHGYGLASSQLDRIRQNDIPLTVSVDKVAASGGYMMACVANKIISAPFAILGSIGVIAQVPNFNKLLKKHDVEFEQLTAGEFKRTLTMFGENTEKGREKFVEELEETHELFKDFVTEHRPSLDVAKVATGEHWFGTKAKELGLVDEIQTSDDYLQAASKERKVVAIKFETRKGFAEKLTKAASLSIENVIGKLWQNNRIFPG comes from the coding sequence TTGGATTTTTTGTACGAATACGGCATGTTTTTAGCCAAAACCGTGACCTTAGTGTTGGCGGTGGTGGCCATTTTAGTGGCGATTACTGCCACGGCCATTAAGCAAAAACATAAAAAAGGAGAGCTGGAGATCACGGATCTGTCTGCTGAATTTGAAGAAGTTGAGCAGGATATTACCCATCAGCTGTTGTCGAAGGAAGAATTAAAGAAAAAAGAAAAAGCCGATAAAAAACTGGCAAAAGAAAAAGCCAAAGCAGAAAAGAATGCTGCCAAAGATGAAGATGCCAAGCAAGAGCCCAGGCTGTTCGTGGTGGACTTTAACGGCAGTTTGGATGCCCGTGAAGTAAAAGGCTTGCGTGAAGAAATTACTGCCATTTTATCTGTGGCTAATAAAGAAGACGAAGTTTTTGTTCGCCTGGAAAGCGGCGGCGGTATGGTGCATGGCTATGGCCTGGCGTCATCCCAGCTGGATCGCATCCGCCAAAACGATATCCCGCTGACGGTTTCCGTGGACAAGGTAGCTGCCAGCGGCGGTTATATGATGGCCTGTGTTGCCAACAAAATTATTTCTGCACCTTTTGCCATTTTAGGCTCAATCGGGGTTATTGCCCAGGTGCCTAACTTCAACAAATTGCTGAAAAAGCACGATGTTGAGTTTGAACAACTGACCGCGGGCGAGTTTAAACGCACCTTAACCATGTTTGGTGAGAATACCGAAAAAGGCCGTGAAAAGTTTGTTGAAGAGCTTGAAGAAACCCATGAGTTATTCAAGGACTTTGTTACCGAGCACAGACCAAGCTTGGATGTTGCCAAGGTGGCCACGGGTGAGCACTGGTTTGGTACTAAAGCAAAAGAGCTGGGGTTAGTGGATGAGATCCAAACCAGCGACGATTATCTGCAGGCTGCCAGTAAAGAGCGTAAGGTGGTGGCAATAAAATTTGAAACCCGCAAAGGTTTTGCAGAAAAGCTTACCAAAGCCGCTTCGCTTTCAATTGAAAACGTTATCGGTAAATTGTGGCAAAATAACCGTATCTTTCCCGGTTAA
- a CDS encoding thiopurine S-methyltransferase, protein MDKIFWHNCWERNTLGFHQQEIHPFLSRYLEKLLRDEDKHVLVPLCGKSLDMAWLAERMQVSGAELSEIACRDFFQEKDIPYQSRREGDFQLFSYDNLNLWQGDFFKLAPKLLSGVDWIYDRAALIALPEAMQQAYVDKLLSFMTEDTRILLVSVEYPSEEMPGPPFPVFEQDLRRLFAVNKKLKIEKLATLPHEDKRFAQRTFDVSSLAETLYLIRY, encoded by the coding sequence ATGGATAAGATCTTTTGGCATAACTGTTGGGAGCGCAATACCCTGGGTTTCCATCAGCAGGAGATCCATCCATTTTTAAGTCGTTACCTGGAAAAGCTGTTACGGGATGAAGACAAGCATGTGCTGGTGCCGTTATGCGGTAAATCGCTGGACATGGCCTGGCTTGCCGAACGCATGCAAGTTAGCGGCGCTGAGCTCAGTGAAATCGCCTGTCGGGACTTTTTTCAGGAAAAAGACATTCCCTATCAAAGCCGGCGTGAAGGGGATTTTCAGTTATTTTCCTACGATAACCTGAATCTGTGGCAGGGAGATTTCTTTAAGCTTGCGCCAAAATTGTTGTCCGGGGTCGACTGGATTTATGATCGAGCGGCGCTTATTGCTCTGCCCGAAGCGATGCAGCAAGCTTATGTTGATAAGCTGCTGAGCTTTATGACGGAAGATACCCGGATATTACTGGTGTCGGTAGAATATCCTTCTGAAGAAATGCCGGGACCTCCTTTTCCGGTTTTTGAACAAGATTTACGGCGTTTGTTTGCTGTCAATAAAAAACTTAAAATCGAAAAACTGGCAACTTTGCCTCATGAAGATAAACGCTTTGCCCAACGTACCTTTGATGTCAGCTCCCTGGCAGAAACCTTATACCTGATCCGTTATTAA
- a CDS encoding glutaredoxin family protein, whose translation MSEKSSFLGKVKEVASYVLIIGLGLGLGLAGKSAWEWYNQVPAYIETDTREHFANVSNKVVVYTTQWCGFCKQTKEFLNKNNIAFLERDIELGDNKIDSLYQSIGQPGVPKIVIGNKIINGFNLGLIKQELGEHNLL comes from the coding sequence ATGAGTGAAAAAAGCAGTTTTCTGGGTAAAGTGAAAGAGGTGGCCAGTTACGTACTGATTATCGGGCTAGGTTTAGGTCTGGGCCTGGCGGGAAAAAGTGCCTGGGAGTGGTATAATCAGGTCCCTGCCTATATAGAAACAGATACCCGGGAGCATTTTGCCAATGTCAGTAATAAGGTTGTGGTTTATACCACGCAGTGGTGCGGCTTCTGTAAACAAACGAAAGAGTTTTTAAACAAGAATAATATTGCCTTCCTGGAGCGGGATATTGAACTTGGTGACAACAAGATTGACTCCCTATATCAATCTATAGGCCAACCCGGCGTTCCTAAAATTGTTATCGGCAATAAAATTATTAACGGCTTTAATCTTGGTTTAATCAAGCAGGAGCTTGGCGAGCATAATCTGTTGTAA